A part of Sugiyamaella lignohabitans strain CBS 10342 chromosome D, complete sequence genomic DNA contains:
- the ADE6 gene encoding phosphoribosylformylglycinamidine synthase (Formylglycinamidine-ribonucleotide (FGAM)-synthetase; catalyzes a step in the 'de novo' purine nucleotide biosynthetic pathway; GO_component: GO:0005737 - cytoplasm [Evidence IEA,IEA]; GO_component: GO:0005737 - cytoplasm [Evidence IDA] [PMID 14562095]; GO_function: GO:0005524 - ATP binding [Evidence IEA]; GO_function: GO:0003824 - catalytic activity [Evidence IEA]; GO_function: GO:0016874 - ligase activity [Evidence IEA]; GO_function: GO:0000166 - nucleotide binding [Evidence IEA]; GO_function: GO:0004642 - phosphoribosylformylglycinamidine synthase activity [Evidence IEA,IEA]; GO_function: GO:0004642 - phosphoribosylformylglycinamidine synthase activity [Evidence IMP] [PMID 9331966]; GO_process: GO:0006189 - 'de novo' IMP biosynthetic process [Evidence IEA,IEA]; GO_process: GO:0006189 - 'de novo' IMP biosynthetic process [Evidence IC] [PMID 9331966]; GO_process: GO:0006541 - glutamine metabolic process [Evidence IEA]; GO_process: GO:0006164 - purine nucleotide biosynthetic process [Evidence IEA]; GO_process: GO:0006164 - purine nucleotide biosynthetic process [Evidence IMP] [PMID 1743513]), with protein MMLTLPGPVAYSPFRVSGLINNINTAVNSSAVIGLRTVYVHYVSVKDGSDLAKNNEKLTVLNSLLEYDSKPDVNEPLTKVLVDAITSENQQIPDNAYLLRVVPRKGTISPWSSKATNILHNCGLVDDVERVERGLALIIQVRKGFPLDEHLKSGVFLDFIYDRMTQSILERIPEKADFFATHEPKPLVSVPRNGIAAANKSLGLALDQPEIDYLTSSFPNRDPTDVELFMFAQVNSEHCRHKIFNADWKIDGEAKPYSLFKMIRNTHEKNPKYTISAYSDNASVLEGHEATYYAPDPKTKEYQQIKETVHFLTKVETHNHPTAVSPFPGAATGSGGEIRDEGAVGRGSKSKAGLSGYSVSDLLIPDFKQPWELDVGKPAHISSPLDIMLEAPIGSAAFNNEFGRPAIGGYFRTLTTSVTNAAGKQEIRGFHKPIMLAGGMGSIRPQFALKNRKITPGAALIVLGGPSMLIGLGGGAASSVSSGEGSVDLDFASVQRGNPEMQRRAQMVIDACVALDGANPIQSIHDVGAGGLSNALTELVHDNDLGARFELRDVPNVEPGMSPMEIWCCEAQERYVLGVSPSDLDTFKAICERERAIYAVVGYATSEQRLVLHDRLLDCTPIDMEMSVLFGKPPKLSRVATTRQLKLEHFETSSISIKDAADRVLKLPAVGSKSFLITIGDRSVTGLIAREQMVGPWQVPVADVAVTITSHGAGIHTGEAFGIGERPTVALINAGASAKLSVAESLLNIFASDTTLERIRLSANWMAAPAHEGEGAALYEAVQAIGLDLCPELGIAIPVGKDSMSMKMKWDKKEVTSPMSVVITAFGPVNDVRRTWTPQLERIEGSKLVLVDLGAGKNRLGGSAVAQVYGQIGNEAPDVDAKLLKSFLHALETLHKKDDLVLAYHDRSDGGLLVTALEMAFAGRVGLHLDVEDPSSDLVASLFNEELGAVFQVVDVEGFKAVLLEAGVPESVISVVGTVKSAKDQAISLRFNGQPAWEESRAALQQTWSLTSYKMQRLRDNPKAADQEFSNIADNSDPGLSFKLTFENTPIPANLLTHKPKVAILREQGVNGHVEMAYAMQQAGFTPIDVHMSDLMSKQVSLNEFVGFAACGGFSYGDVLGAGAGWAKSVLFHDNLKKEFSHFFNDRKDTFAIGVCNGCQFLSRIKSLLPGADNWPSFERNLSEQYEARTVVVEIVDDSAPGTEPSIFLNSMRGSRFPVAVAHGEGYASFDSEDHLKKFSHDNLAVVRYVDNYGKVTEKYPFNPNGSPEGITGIRTPNGRVLAMMPHPERVVIKEANSWYPKDLDFEDGPWLRLFRNARQWVN; from the coding sequence ATGATGTTAACATTGCCTGGTCCAGTGGCTTACTCGCCTTTCAGAGTCAGTGGACTGATTAATAACATCAATACAGCGGTCAATTCGTCGGCAGTCATCGGTTTGAGAACTGTCTATGTTCATTATGTTTCAGTGAAAGATGGATCAGATCTTGCTAAGAACAACGAAAAGCTGACTGTTCTCAATTCGTTGCTTGAATACGACTCGAAGCCTGATGTAAATGAACCATTAACCAAGGTATTAGTTGATGCCATTACCAGTGAGAACCAACAGATCCCCGATAATGCTTATTTGTTGAGAGTGGTTCCTAGAAAGGGCACTATTTCTCCTTGGAGCTCTAAAGCCACCAATATCTTACATAACTGTGGTTTGGTAGACGATGTCGAGCGAGTCGAAAGAGGTTTGGCTTTGATTATTCAAGTTCGCAAGGGATTCCCCTTGGATGAACATCTCAAGTCTGGTGTTTTCCTTGATTTCATCTACGACAGAATGACCCAGTCTATCTTGGAAAGAATCCCCGAAAAGGCTGATTTCTTTGCTACTCATGAACCTAAGCCATTAGTCTCAGTTCCTCGAAATggcattgctgctgctaacaAATCTCTTGGTTTGGCTCTGGATCAGCCCGAAATCGACTATCTGACTTCATCTTTCCCTAACAGAGATCCTACTGACGTTGAATTGTTCATGTTCGCACAGGTAAACTCTGAACACTGTCGTCATAAGATCTTTAATGCTGACTGGAAAATCGATGGCGAGGCCAAGCCTTACTCCCTTTTCAAGATGATTAGAAACACTCATGAAAAGAACCCTAAATACACCATCTCGGCTTACTCGGATAATGCCTCTGTCCTTGAGGGTCATGAAGCAACCTACTATGCCCCTGATCCCAAAACCAAGGAGTATCAGCAAATAAAGGAAACTGTACACTTTTTGACCAAGGTGGAGACTCACAACCACCCTACTGCCGTGTCTCCTTTCCCTGGTGCCGCTACTGGTTCCGGTGGTGAAATCAGAGATGAAGGTGCTGTTGGTAGAGGTTCCAAGTCAAAGGCTGGTTTATCTGGTTACTCAGTTTCTGATTTGTTGATTCCTGATTTCAAGCAACCTTGGGAGTTGGATGTTGGCAAGCCTGCCCATATTTCAAGTCCTTTGGACATTATGTTGGAAGCTCCAATTGGATCGGCTGCTTTCAACAACGAGTTTGGTCGTCCTGCTATTGGCGGTTACTTCCGTACTTTGACCACTTCTGTGAccaatgctgctggcaAGCAAGAGATTCGTGGTTTCCACAAGCCCATTATGcttgctggtggtatggGTTCTATTCGTCCCCAATTCGCTCTCAAGAACCGCAAAATCActcctggtgctgctttGATTGTTCTTGGTGGTCCCTCTATGCTTATTGGtctgggtggtggtgctgcttcttccgtCTCGTCTGGTGAGGGAAGTGTTGACTTGGACTTTGCCTCTGTTCAAAGAGGAAACCCCGAGATGCAACGTCGTGCCCAAATGGTCATCGATGCCTGTGTTGCTCTTGATGGAGCAAACCCAATTCAGTCGATTCACGATGtaggtgctggtggtttATCCAATGCCTTGACTGAATTGGTTCATGATAACGACCTAGGTGCTAGATTCGAGCTTAGAGACGTTCCCAATGTTGAACCTGGAATGTCTCCTATGGAAATCTGGTGTTGTGAAGCTCAAGAGCGTTATGTTTTGGGTGTCTCTCCATCTGACTTGGATACCTTCAAGGCCATTTGTGAGCGTGAACGTGCTATTTATGCCGTTGTTGGTTATGCCACTAGTGAACAGCGACTTGTATTGCACGACAGACTCCTTGACTGTACTCCTATTGATATGGAAAtgtctgttttgtttggtaAACCACCCAAGCTCAGCAGAGTTGCCACTACCAGACAATTGAAATTAGAGCACTTTGAGACCTCAAGTATTTCTATCAaggatgctgctgataggGTATTAAAACTTCCTGCTGTTGGCTCCAAGTCATTTTTGATTACTATTGGTGATAGATCAGTAACTGGTTTGATTGCCCGTGAACAAATGGTTGGCCCTTGGCAAGTACCTGTCGCCGATGTTGCTGTTACTATTACTTCACACGGTGCTGGAATCCATACTGGTGAGGCATTTGGTATCGGTGAACGTCCTACTGTGGCCCTTATTAatgctggtgcttctgcCAAACTTTCAGTTGCTGAGTCGCTTCTCAATATCTTTGCTTCTGATACTACTTTGGAGCGCATCCGACTTTCTGCTAACTGGatggctgctcctgcccATGAGGGTGAAGGTGCCGCTTTGTACGAAGCTGTCCAGGCTATTGGTTTGGATCTATGTCCAGAGCTCGGTATTGCAATCCCTGTCGGTAAAGATTCCATGTctatgaagatgaagtgGGATAAGAAGGAGGTAACATCGCCAATGTCAGTTGTCATTACTGCTTTCGGCCCTGTCAATGATGTGCGTCGCACTTGGACTCCTCAATTGGAGAGAATTGAAGGCTCCAAATTGGTCCTTGTAGACCTCGGTGCTGGAAAGAATAGATTGGGCGgttctgctgttgctcAAGTCTATGGACAAATTGGTAATGAGGCTCCTGATGTGGATGCcaaattgttgaaatcaTTCCTCCATGCATTGGAGACTTTACACAAGAAAGATGATCTTGTATTGGCATATCATGATAGATCTGATGGTGGTCTTCTTGTCACTGCTTTGGAAATGGCTTTTGCCGGTCGTGTCGGTCTCCACcttgatgttgaagatccTAGTAGCGACCTGGTTGCTTCTTTGTTCAATGAAGAACTCGGTGCTGTATTCCAGGTTGTTGATGTCGAAGGTTTCAAGGCTGTTCTGCTTGAAGCTGGTGTTCCAGAGTCTGTCATTTCGGTTGTTGGTACTGTAAAGTCTGCTAAAGACCAAGCTATCTCCCTCAGATTCAATGGCCAGCCTGCATGGGAGGAATCTCGTGCTGCTCTCCAACAAACCTGGTCTTTGACCTCATACAAAATGCAGAGACTTAGAGATAATCCAAAGGCTGCTGACCAGGAATTTAGTAATATTGCTGACAATTCCGACCCAGGTTTGTCTTTTAAGCTCACATTTGAAAACACACCTATTCCCGCCAATCTTCTTACTCATAAGCCTAAGGTTGCTATTTTACGTGAACAAGGTGTTAATGGTCATGTTGAAATGGCCTATGCTATGCAACAAGCTGGTTTCACCCCCATTGATGTACACATGTCCGATTTGATGTCGAAACAAGTGTCTCTGAATGAATTTGTGGGTTTTGCTGCTTGTGGTGGATTTTCTTATGGTGATGTTCTTGGTGCAGGTGCCGGATGGGCTAAATCTGTTCTTTTCCACGATAATCTCAAGAAGGAGTTCTCGCACTTTTTCAACGACAGAAAGGATACCTTTGCTATCGGTGTCTGCAACGGTTGTCAGTTCTTATCTAGAATCAAATCGCTTTTGCCAGGAGCTGATAACTGGCCCTCTTTTGAGCGTAACTTGTCAGAGCAATACGAGGCTCGTACCGTTGTTGTCGAGATTGTTGACGACAGTGCTCCTGGTACCGAACCTAGTATCTTCCTCAACTCTATGCGTGGATCCAGATTCCCTGTCGCTGTTGCCCATGGTGAAGGTTATGCCTCGTTCGATAGTGAGGACCATTTGAAGAAATTTTCTCACGATAACCTTGCTGTTGTTCGATACGTTGACAACTATGGAAAGGTCACTGAAAAGTATCCATTTAATCCCAACGGATCTCCCGAAGGTATTACCGGTATTCGCACACCTAATGGTCGTGTCTTGGCCATGATGCCCCATCCCGAACGTGTTGTTATCAAGGAAGCCAACTCGTGGTACCCCAAGGATCTCGACTTTGAGGACGGTCCATGGTTAAGACTGTTCCGCAACGCCAGACAATGGGTTAATTAG
- the PEX29 gene encoding Pex29p (Peroxisomal integral membrane peroxin; involved in the regulation of peroxisomal size, number and distribution; genetic interactions suggest that Pex28p and Pex29p act at steps upstream of those mediated by Pex30p, Pex31p, and Pex32p; forms ER foci upon DNA replication stress; GO_component: GO:0016021 - integral component of membrane [Evidence IEA]; GO_component: GO:0016021 - integral component of membrane [Evidence ISM] [PMID 12192589]; GO_component: GO:0016020 - membrane [Evidence IEA]; GO_component: GO:0005778 - peroxisomal membrane [Evidence IEA]; GO_component: GO:0005778 - peroxisomal membrane [Evidence IDA] [PMID 12707309]; GO_component: GO:0005777 - peroxisome [Evidence IEA]; GO_function: GO:0003674 - molecular_function [Evidence ND]; GO_process: GO:0007031 - peroxisome organization [Evidence IEA]; GO_process: GO:0007031 - peroxisome organization [Evidence IDA,IGI,IMP] [PMID 12707309]), producing the protein MVSNSQDEKPLSDTLSSLWNNFINTSPNSSQSARDDESLFKSDSDTQANAENTDIGIDMVKPEVQDDGSIGIVPATRNLGTASAVVSPVIAKTGSTEGTLLTRKGDPIESLRSLPITNNEKSNSSERPRSSLLSMASASTSNWLNPIKPEKVLEMLFESWAGSATQDLTTNRGRYQANLAPLSLPITFRNYNDFQSRCGIVYEMRYDIQAILEWKNPSGTLSYLIVYSFACLHPRLFILCPFVYLLLGIMAPAYIAVHPGPRSGSLADMHSMPFSGPPLHDPVIPKPVSQFSPEFLANVLDTQYAIGDAVKLFDKTVDWLSTFAYFTNEEWSSVIYVAILFSTAIIYFSSPFLFTYIQWRYIFLSGGWVAMGTSYLKNVGIHRNMELFLAEFKKSAMEKLPDSTDLSRYFEIKIPRLDVPRNFRFKEESELISKEVQIFEIQKFDVVESCWQQSVFWGSPYAHMKEPCESLPDGQLPNKIESVLPPMDWNFETDAWERDYDPQEWVDNHYLLQSRIFIDHDEKWVYDAEDGQKTNTYRRRRWSRVVTRTSDITPKPSTSLSKTE; encoded by the coding sequence ATGGTTTCTAACAGCCAAGACGAGAAGCCATTAAGCGATACATTGTCAAGTCTATGGAATAATTTCATAAATACAAGCCCCAATTCATCACAATCAGCTAGAGATGATGAGTCTCTTTTTAAGAGCGATTCTGATACACAGGCCAATGCGGAGAATACGGATATCGGAATAGATATGGTGAAGCCAGAAGTACAAGACGATGGTTCAATTGGAATAGTTCCGGCAACTAGGAATCTCGGTACAGCCTCTGCAGTTGTGTCACCAGTAATTGCCAAGACTGGATCAACTGAAGGAACTTTATTGACTAGAAAAGGTGATCCTATCGAATCACTTCGTTCATTGCCCATCACCAATAATGAAAAGTCCAATAGCTCGGAGCGACCACGCAGTAGTTTGCTATCAATGGCATCTGCTAGTACATCTAATTGGTTAAATCCTATTAAGCCTGAGAAGGTTTTAGAAATGCTTTTTGAGTCTTGGGCCGGTAGTGCCACACAAGATTTGACTACGAACCGAGGGAGATATCAAGCAAACTTGGCTCCATTGTCATTGCCTATCACCTTTAGAAATTACAACGACTTTCAGTCAAGATGTGGTATTGTTTACGAGATGCGGTACGATATACAAGCTATTTTGGAGTGGAAAAACCCCAGCGGAACTTTGTCATACCTGATTGTTTATTCGTTTGCCTGTTTACATCCTCGTCTATTTATTCTTTGTCCATTTGTATATCTTTTACTGGGCATTATGGCACCGGCATATATTGCAGTTCACCCAGGACCACGGTCGGGCTCGCTTGCTGATATGCATTCCATGCCCTTCTCGGGTCCACCACTTCACGATCCAGTTATACCGAAACCGGTGTCTCAATTCTCACCAGAATTTTTGGCTAATGTTTTAGATACCCAGTACGCTATAGGAGATGCCGTAAAACTGTTCGATAAAACAGTCGATTGGCTTTCTACATTTGCGTACTTCACCAACGAAGAATGGTCCAGTGTTATTTACGTTGCAATACTATTCTCGACAgcgattatttatttcagtAGTCCCTTCTTATTTACGTATATTCAGTGGAGATATATCTTTTTATCAGGTGGTTGGGTGGCCATGGGAACCTCCTACTTAAAAAATGTTGGGATCCACAGAAATATGGAATTATTTTTGGCTGAATTCAAAAAATCTGCCATGGAAAAGTTACCAGATAGCACAGATCTCAGCCGATATTTCGAGATAAAAATTCCAAGGCTGGACGTTCCAAGAAATTTCAGGTTTAAGGAAGAGTCTGAACTCATTTCGAAAGAGGTGCAGATATTTGAAATTCAGAAATTTGATGTAGTAGAAAGTTGCTGGCAACAATCTGTATTTTGGGGTTCTCCATACGCTCATATGAAGGAGCCATGTGAGTCGCTTCCAGATGGTCAATTACCAAATAAGATTGAAAGCGTCTTACCTCCTATGGACTGGAATTTCGAAACTGATGCCTGGGAGCGGGACTATGACCCCCAGGAGTGGGTAGACAATCACTACTTATTGCAATCTAGGATTTTTATCGATCACGATGAAAAATGGGTCTATGATGCTGAGGATGgccaaaaaacaaatactTATCGACGCCGACGGTGGAGTCGTGTTGTTACCAGGACAAGCGATATAACTCCCAAACCAAGCACGAGTCTCAGTAAAACGGAATAA
- the TWF1 gene encoding Twf1p (Twinfilin; highly conserved actin monomer-sequestering protein involved in regulation of the cortical actin cytoskeleton; coordinates actin filament severing and monomer sequestering at sites of rapid actin turnover; composed of two cofilin-like regions, localizes actin monomers to sites of rapid filament assembly; GO_component: GO:0030479 - actin cortical patch [Evidence TAS] [PMID 10652251]; GO_component: GO:0005737 - cytoplasm [Evidence IEA]; GO_component: GO:0005856 - cytoskeleton [Evidence IEA,IEA]; GO_component: GO:0005622 - intracellular [Evidence IEA]; GO_component: GO:0043332 - mating projection tip [Evidence IDA] [PMID 19053807]; GO_function: GO:0003779 - actin binding [Evidence IEA,IEA]; GO_function: GO:0051015 - actin filament binding [Evidence IDA] [PMID 16569665]; GO_function: GO:0003785 - actin monomer binding [Evidence IDA] [PMID 9700161]; GO_process: GO:0044396 - actin cortical patch organization [Evidence IMP] [PMID 16569665]; GO_process: GO:0030042 - actin filament depolymerization [Evidence IDA] [PMID 16569665]; GO_process: GO:0007015 - actin filament organization [Evidence IDA,IMP] [PMID 16569665]; GO_process: GO:0051014 - actin filament severing [Evidence IDA,IMP] [PMID 16569665]; GO_process: GO:0030837 - negative regulation of actin filament polymerization [Evidence IEA]; GO_process: GO:0042989 - sequestering of actin monomers [Evidence IDA] [PMID 9700161]) has protein sequence MANLAESCEPGKVIPKQSDRFEDDFDGIQRQLNAKEANYVAVKQNGPDAKFVFISFVPDAAPVRSKMLYASSSNTIYRELGGTQRFATSLFWTDLSEVSSSGWNAHVKHEQATAPMTEEERSLQEVLHREVDQMIGTGERKNEIHRIQLSGSSRSGTGLSLAVDDAVHEAFKQLHSAEPGSALGLHVDMDRESVIVGKPLSAVHADKLGDQFIDGSKPQYTIYKHASPTGETDKIVFIYTCPSGSKIKERMVYASNRESVVSFARTHVDVIKVVEATDGSDISHTQLNDELYPESSETSSTSSTPRSGGFARPKRPGRR, from the coding sequence ATGGCTAACTTGGCAGAATCATGTGAACCTGGAAAAGTCATCCCCAAACAGAGTGACAGGTTTGAAGACGACTTTGATGGCATTCAGCGCCAATTGAACGCCAAAGAGGCTAATTACGTAGCTGTCAAGCAAAATGGTCCTGATGCCAAGTTTGTTTTCATTTCCTTTGTACCCGATGCTGCCCCAGTTCGAAGTAAAATGCTTTATGCATCGAGCAGCAATACTATATATAGAGAGCTAGGTGGTACACAGAGATTCGCTACCAGCTTGTTTTGGACCGACCTTTCTGAAGTGAGCAGTTCAGGTTGGAATGCTCATGTCAAGCATGAACAAGCTACGGCTCCAATGACCGAAGAAGAGCGGTCTTTACAGGAGGTGCTACATCGCGAAGTTGACCAGATGATCGGAACCGGAGAGCGGAAAAACGAGATCCACCGAATCCAGCTCAGTGGAAGCTCCCGCAGTGGTACAGGTTTGTCGTTAGCCGTGGACGATGCGGTTCACGAAGCATTCAAACAATTGCATTCTGCAGAGCCAGGCAGTGCTCTTGGTTTGCATGTTGATATGGACCGAGAGTCGGTCATTGTCGGAAAACCCCTCTCCGCAGTCCACGCTGACAAACTCGGGGACCAGTTTATCGACGGCTCCAAACCACAATATACCATTTATAAACACGCGAGTCCCACAGGAGAAACCGACAaaatcgtcttcatctACACCTGCCCCAGCGgatccaaaatcaaagaacGAATGGTATACGCATCAAACCGCGAGTCGGTCGTATCCTTTGCTCGAACACACGTAGACGTGATCAAAGTCGTCGAGGCCACTGACGGTTCCGACATCTCCCACACCCAGCTTAACGACGAGTTGTACCCCGAGTCCTCagaaaccagcagcacctcaTCCACCCCCCGTTCCGGCGGATTCGCTCGTCCAAAACGCCCTGGCAGACGCTAA
- the SFC1 gene encoding Sfc1p (Mitochondrial succinate-fumarate transporter; transports succinate into and fumarate out of the mitochondrion; required for ethanol and acetate utilization; GO_component: GO:0016021 - integral component of membrane [Evidence IEA]; GO_component: GO:0016021 - integral component of membrane [Evidence ISM] [PMID 12192589]; GO_component: GO:0016020 - membrane [Evidence IEA]; GO_component: GO:0005743 - mitochondrial inner membrane [Evidence IEA,IEA]; GO_component: GO:0005743 - mitochondrial inner membrane [Evidence ISS] [PMID 7908717]; GO_component: GO:0005739 - mitochondrion [Evidence IEA]; GO_component: GO:0005739 - mitochondrion [Evidence IDA] [PMID 16823961]; GO_function: GO:0005469 - succinate:fumarate antiporter activity [Evidence IDA] [PMID 9395087]; GO_process: GO:0015741 - fumarate transport [Evidence IDA] [PMID 9395087]; GO_process: GO:0015744 - succinate transport [Evidence IDA] [PMID 9395087]; GO_process: GO:0055085 - transmembrane transport [Evidence IEA]; GO_process: GO:0006810 - transport [Evidence IEA]), producing the protein MQLKRREVGPDGKKVKPVGFIRTGIRIVQKETPLGLYKGLGAVIAGITPKMAIRFSTYEYLKEKLTPVDKPISTLNTFVAGVGAGLTEAVLIVNPTEVVKIRLQAQAHSLVDPVTGPKYRNAAHCVYTVIREEGIGAMYRGVVLTAARQASNQGVNFTVYSGLKAKLQELQPEYQMLPSWQTSIIGLISGALGPLSNAPLDTIKTRMQREGGHSTESGLARFTRIAKQLIQQEGTAALYRGITPRIMRVAPGQAVTFTIYEMARGQLNKIPIFNQTPA; encoded by the coding sequence ATGCAGTTGAAAAGACGGGAAGTGGGCCCTGATGGAAAGAAAGTCAAGCCCGTGGGATTCATTCGAACGGGTATTCGCATTGTTCAGAAAGAAACGCCGCTCGGTCTTTATAAGGGACTTGGAGCTGTTATTGCTGGAATCACGCCGAAGATGGCCATTCGATTTTCGACGTATGAGTATTTAAAGGAGAAATTGACACCCGTTGATAAACCCATTTCCACGCTGAACACGTTTGTAGCAGGTGTGGGTGCCGGTCTGACTGAAGCTGTACTGATTGTGAATCCTACTGAGGTTGTTAAGATCCGACTCCAAGCCCAAGCACATTCGCTTGTCGACCCAGTGACAGGACCTAAATACAGAAATGCTGCCCACTGTGTATATACAGTGATTCGCGAGGAAGGAATCGGTGCTATGTATAGAGGAGTGGTGCTAACAGCAGCACGACAGGCCAGTAACCAAGGTGTTAACTTCACAGTCTACTCTGGACTCAAAGCCAAACTTCAAGAATTACAGCCAGAATACCAGATGCTGCCATCATGGCAAACATCCATTATCGGACTGATTTCCGGTGCTTTAGGACCACTTTCCAACGCACCTCTCGATACAATCAAGACCCGAATGCAAAGAGAAGGCGGCCATTCCACCGAAAGCGGACTGGCCAGATTCACCCGAATTGCTAAACAACTCATCCAACAAGAAGGAACTGCTGCTCTGTACCGCGGTATCACACCCCGTATCATGAGAGTGGCACCTGGCCAGGCCGTTACCTTCACCATCTACGAAATGGCCCGCGGCCAGCTCAACAAAATCCCCATCTTCAACCAGACTCCCGCGTGA